A portion of the Chondrinema litorale genome contains these proteins:
- a CDS encoding RNA polymerase sigma factor produces the protein MNSLKLEKKFTELVTCHQGIIHKVCGMYCKHEEARKDLFQEIVVQLWRSFPSFRGESQVTTWMYRVALNTAISSFRKEVRKPDEESISNKVYQIPVSNKLKQEQEEQISFMYKAIEQLSQVEKAVIMLYLEEYSYDEIAEITGMTRTNVGVKINRIKAKLQKILKPVYNEIR, from the coding sequence GTGAACTCTCTAAAACTTGAAAAAAAATTTACTGAGCTTGTTACCTGTCATCAGGGAATTATTCATAAGGTGTGTGGTATGTACTGCAAACATGAAGAAGCCCGGAAGGACTTATTCCAAGAAATTGTTGTGCAATTATGGCGATCTTTCCCATCATTTAGAGGAGAGTCTCAGGTAACAACATGGATGTATCGTGTTGCGCTCAATACGGCGATTTCTAGCTTTCGAAAAGAAGTAAGAAAGCCTGATGAAGAAAGTATCTCAAACAAAGTGTATCAAATTCCAGTATCTAATAAGTTAAAGCAGGAACAGGAGGAACAGATATCTTTTATGTACAAGGCTATAGAACAGCTATCGCAAGTAGAAAAGGCTGTTATTATGTTGTATCTCGAAGAATATAGTTATGACGAAATTGCCGAAATTACTGGCATGACTCGCACCAATGTTGGTGTTAAAATCAACAGAATTAAAGCTAAACTTCAAAAAATTTTAAAACCAGTATATAATGAGATTAGATGA
- a CDS encoding ABC transporter ATP-binding protein → MIQIANLSKKYKTIEAVNIPELIIPQGESFGLVGNNGAGKTTLFRMVLDLIRPSSGEVLMKDKVVKGNHFWKEFTGSYLDEGFLIGFLTPDEYFDFVGNLNGFNKAETKERLIGFEEIFNGEILGSDKYIRDLSKGNQKKVGIAAAMLSNPEILILDEPFANLDPSTQIRLKNKLRNFQKENGCTLFISSHDLNHVTEVCERIVVLEKGQIIKDIKTSESTLKDLETYFAA, encoded by the coding sequence ATGATACAAATAGCTAATCTTTCAAAAAAATATAAAACTATTGAGGCTGTAAACATTCCTGAATTAATTATACCACAAGGAGAAAGTTTTGGCTTAGTAGGTAACAATGGAGCAGGAAAAACTACACTTTTCAGAATGGTTTTAGATTTAATAAGACCATCTAGTGGTGAAGTTTTAATGAAAGATAAAGTAGTTAAAGGGAATCATTTCTGGAAAGAGTTTACAGGATCGTATTTAGACGAGGGTTTTTTAATAGGCTTTCTTACTCCAGATGAATATTTTGATTTTGTAGGTAACCTAAACGGATTTAATAAAGCTGAAACCAAAGAGAGGCTTATTGGCTTCGAAGAAATTTTTAATGGGGAAATTCTTGGAAGTGATAAGTACATTAGAGATTTATCTAAAGGGAATCAGAAAAAAGTAGGTATTGCTGCTGCAATGTTAAGTAATCCAGAAATATTGATATTAGACGAGCCTTTTGCAAACCTAGATCCTTCAACTCAAATTAGGTTAAAAAATAAATTGAGAAATTTTCAAAAAGAAAATGGCTGTACTTTATTTATCTCTAGCCACGATTTAAATCATGTAACTGAAGTTTGCGAGAGAATTGTTGTATTAGAAAAAGGCCAGATAATAAAAGATATTAAAACAAGTGAATCAACTTTAAAAGACCTAGAGACTTATTTTGCTGCCTAA
- a CDS encoding DUF5687 family protein, translating into MIKHLILHQWKESYRSPMFQRSLVINIVFGLFMLYMLASFAFLGFFIDKILYKAFPDQDPLLIFNGALIYYFFVELIMRLQLQELPVMTIQPYLHLPINRKKIIHYLLSKNLISFFNFFPLLVTVPFSVKVILPDYGVVGMLFWLLTTIFISISISYLCAYYKRYIIQKPLGILILFGSVLLIGVLDYYNLLELTQFSEWVFQWAIDGPFVMLAALLFALFLYYINYRFILSNTYMDEIVVSKKQKQTLTNITFLDQFGDIGQFILIELRLILRNKRSKSVVTVSSFFLFYGLIFYTQEIYMEGNYMLIFVGIFITGMFMLNYGQFIPSWEGGFFDGILTRNSDTYRYYLAKYYLLMPTCVIAFILSTPYVYFGSKVLLINFCMLFFNIGINSIVILFMSTYNDRRIDLSKKATLNWEGVGASQFIMLIPALVLPMLLFFPFDYFDIPNIGYAFIGVLGLVNFIFHKFWIKQIAKRFDKQKYKIAAGFRKE; encoded by the coding sequence ATGATAAAACATTTAATACTCCATCAGTGGAAAGAGTCTTACAGGTCTCCAATGTTTCAGAGAAGCCTTGTAATAAATATAGTTTTCGGCTTATTTATGCTCTATATGCTGGCAAGCTTTGCTTTTCTAGGATTTTTTATTGACAAAATACTTTATAAAGCTTTTCCAGATCAAGACCCTCTTTTAATATTTAATGGTGCATTGATTTACTATTTCTTTGTTGAATTAATAATGAGGTTGCAATTACAGGAATTACCTGTAATGACAATCCAACCTTATTTGCATTTGCCAATTAATAGAAAAAAAATTATCCATTATTTACTATCAAAAAACTTAATTAGCTTTTTTAATTTCTTTCCACTTCTAGTTACTGTTCCATTTAGTGTTAAAGTAATTTTGCCAGATTATGGAGTTGTAGGAATGCTATTTTGGTTGCTAACCACAATTTTTATAAGTATTTCAATAAGTTATTTATGTGCTTATTATAAAAGATACATCATTCAAAAACCGCTAGGGATATTAATCCTTTTTGGTTCTGTTTTACTTATTGGAGTTTTAGATTATTATAATCTATTAGAGTTAACGCAATTTTCTGAATGGGTTTTTCAATGGGCGATTGATGGACCTTTTGTAATGCTTGCAGCCTTATTATTTGCTTTATTTCTCTATTATATCAACTACAGGTTTATTTTGTCTAATACCTATATGGACGAAATAGTTGTGTCTAAAAAACAGAAACAAACTTTAACAAACATTACTTTTCTTGATCAATTCGGCGATATAGGTCAATTTATTCTTATAGAGCTTAGATTAATACTAAGAAATAAGCGCTCTAAGTCTGTAGTAACAGTTTCTTCCTTTTTCTTATTTTATGGTCTTATATTTTACACACAAGAAATATATATGGAAGGTAACTACATGCTCATATTTGTAGGAATCTTTATTACAGGTATGTTTATGTTAAATTATGGGCAGTTTATACCGAGTTGGGAGGGTGGTTTTTTTGATGGTATTCTTACTCGTAATTCAGACACTTACAGATACTATCTTGCTAAATACTATTTATTAATGCCAACCTGTGTTATAGCATTTATCTTAAGTACACCATATGTATATTTTGGCTCTAAAGTACTGCTAATAAATTTCTGTATGCTGTTCTTTAACATTGGCATTAATAGTATTGTAATTCTATTTATGTCTACCTATAATGACCGAAGAATAGATTTATCTAAAAAAGCAACATTAAACTGGGAAGGAGTTGGAGCATCACAGTTTATTATGCTTATTCCAGCCTTAGTTTTACCTATGCTTTTATTTTTCCCTTTTGATTATTTTGACATTCCCAACATAGGTTATGCTTTTATCGGAGTACTGGGTTTAGTAAATTTTATATTCCACAAGTTTTGGATTAAGCAAATTGCCAAAAGATTTGATAAACAGAAATACAAAATAGCAGCAGGTTTTAGAAAAGAGTAA
- a CDS encoding Kelch repeat-containing protein, with the protein MNHIRKLLNILVILIFLSACNENDSVRSIEVYTGDVENVDNSFQIKGYYIDVLLELEYNGNVNASSLGISEHGHCWSLDSLPEVVDNCTRLGSLAVQDTFYSSLQDIEDGKTYFSRAYVITDNTIYYGNTVTFTSELDDVVTDPDPEPDPDPEPVSWWDEMKTYPGSANNNYTGFVLSNYLYAGFSSMQDGDQNLKFWKINVDNNRWEQIDEFEGAPVTNAVSVTLNNRAYLIGGAYLYNSSRASDQFYRYNPDVDDWDELEDFKGKARLNAMGIAFQNKIYYGLGDNRSDIYEYDLEKEKWSEVKTDLPHDLRKRENAITFIANNNIYIGFGKSDDYKKDLWRYNPDSDEWMQMSTFPGNGRIVSCLFNIGSTTYFVGGDNGSGIAENWKYLVKEDRWQKLDDNFEYLDEIAFGMALNGKGYALLSSGQAFWQFTPPTD; encoded by the coding sequence ATGAATCATATCCGGAAATTATTAAATATTCTGGTGATCTTAATATTTCTTTCAGCTTGTAATGAAAATGATAGTGTAAGAAGTATAGAAGTATACACAGGAGATGTAGAAAACGTTGATAACTCTTTTCAAATTAAGGGTTACTACATCGATGTGTTATTAGAACTGGAATATAATGGAAATGTAAATGCAAGTAGCTTAGGCATTTCAGAGCATGGCCATTGTTGGTCTTTAGACTCACTTCCAGAAGTAGTAGATAATTGTACAAGATTAGGAAGTTTAGCCGTACAAGACACCTTCTATAGCAGTCTACAAGACATAGAAGATGGAAAAACTTATTTCTCAAGGGCTTATGTTATTACAGATAACACCATATACTATGGTAATACAGTTACTTTTACTTCAGAACTAGATGATGTTGTAACCGATCCAGACCCGGAACCTGACCCAGACCCTGAGCCCGTGAGTTGGTGGGATGAAATGAAAACCTATCCAGGTAGCGCAAATAATAATTATACTGGGTTTGTACTAAGTAATTATTTGTATGCAGGATTTAGTTCTATGCAAGATGGTGATCAAAATCTTAAATTCTGGAAAATAAATGTAGATAATAATAGGTGGGAACAAATAGATGAGTTTGAAGGTGCCCCAGTTACCAATGCGGTTTCTGTTACCTTAAATAATAGAGCTTACCTAATTGGAGGGGCATATCTATATAATAGTTCGAGAGCATCAGATCAATTTTATAGGTACAATCCTGATGTTGATGACTGGGATGAATTAGAAGACTTTAAAGGGAAAGCTAGGTTGAATGCCATGGGAATAGCTTTTCAGAATAAAATATACTATGGTTTAGGTGACAATAGGTCTGATATTTACGAATATGATTTAGAAAAAGAAAAATGGAGTGAAGTAAAAACAGATTTACCTCATGATTTAAGAAAGCGTGAAAATGCTATTACATTCATAGCTAACAATAATATTTACATTGGTTTTGGTAAATCTGATGATTATAAAAAAGACCTTTGGCGATACAACCCGGATTCTGATGAATGGATGCAGATGTCTACTTTTCCGGGAAATGGAAGAATAGTTTCCTGTTTGTTTAATATTGGAAGTACAACTTATTTTGTAGGAGGAGATAACGGCAGTGGTATAGCAGAAAACTGGAAATACTTAGTAAAAGAAGACCGTTGGCAAAAACTTGACGATAATTTTGAATACCTAGACGAAATAGCATTTGGTATGGCATTAAATGGTAAAGGTTATGCGCTACTTTCTTCTGGTCAGGCATTTTGGCAATTTACACCTCCAACAGACTAA
- a CDS encoding muramidase family protein, with protein sequence MMQLNQTSKHNSYLFLTQQYVIGEYARKQMLFDTFKVFIAIFFAMYASSLHAYTITTKTHEVKSGETLWGIANANNVTVDEIVKANSIQNNLIVPGQKIAIPVKNTTTYTQQSTTTNSNTVVTQNTSNFNNRKHVVRAGETLYGIAKNARVSEQDIISVNNLRNSALYIGQELTLPESDQNYYNNSFDNRTEKLTGFRNDFMSYAKLQEIKIAKNDFQVLQSGINSYDLFENNRYIATVKDNVPSKYAVRKDGVQYNNGTKIDYNYIKRLGYDDATALALSFVSSNEGSASALNFYDGAGSFGFIQFTIKYGSFAKFVSLLKDNDYIAYTNYLVKYGIVLENGSLVVYAPEGYKGQTKLTGELVIDYIIKTKSLYGPLIKLGESTKAVQVESAREQYMSPALNIQLNLKGNSVRASEVFYSAIGIAALTDLAVKLGVSGAKKEIETALNNYISRTSNSYYAVKSISNYQLIKIIASSSDNYLVKRRMNKLLSQFGTHQLLSA encoded by the coding sequence ATGATGCAATTAAATCAAACCTCAAAACACAATTCTTATCTATTTCTTACACAACAATATGTAATAGGTGAATACGCAAGAAAGCAGATGCTTTTTGATACTTTTAAAGTATTTATAGCAATTTTCTTTGCAATGTACGCTAGTTCATTACATGCATATACAATAACAACAAAAACACACGAAGTAAAAAGTGGAGAAACATTATGGGGAATAGCAAATGCTAATAATGTTACAGTAGATGAAATCGTAAAAGCTAACTCGATTCAAAACAACCTTATAGTGCCAGGTCAAAAAATTGCTATACCAGTTAAAAACACTACCACATATACTCAACAATCTACTACTACTAATAGCAACACAGTAGTAACTCAAAACACATCAAATTTCAACAACAGAAAACACGTAGTTAGAGCTGGAGAAACACTTTACGGAATTGCTAAAAATGCTCGTGTTTCTGAACAAGATATTATTAGCGTAAATAACCTTAGAAATAGCGCTCTTTACATCGGTCAAGAATTAACTCTTCCAGAGAGTGACCAGAATTATTACAATAATTCTTTTGACAACAGAACTGAAAAATTAACAGGCTTTAGAAATGACTTTATGTCGTATGCTAAACTTCAAGAAATTAAAATTGCAAAAAACGATTTTCAAGTTTTACAATCGGGAATTAACTCATACGATTTATTTGAAAACAATAGATATATTGCCACAGTTAAAGATAATGTTCCAAGTAAATATGCAGTAAGAAAAGACGGAGTTCAGTACAACAATGGAACTAAAATAGACTATAATTACATTAAGAGATTAGGTTACGATGATGCAACTGCTCTAGCTTTAAGTTTTGTATCTTCTAATGAAGGAAGCGCAAGTGCTTTAAATTTTTACGACGGTGCTGGTTCTTTTGGATTTATACAGTTTACAATTAAATATGGATCTTTTGCAAAATTCGTTTCTCTTTTAAAAGATAATGACTATATTGCATATACAAATTACCTAGTAAAATACGGCATCGTACTTGAAAATGGTAGTTTGGTAGTTTATGCACCAGAAGGTTACAAAGGGCAAACAAAACTAACTGGTGAATTAGTAATAGACTACATTATCAAAACCAAATCCTTATACGGTCCTCTCATCAAACTCGGCGAAAGTACTAAAGCTGTACAGGTAGAGTCTGCACGCGAACAGTACATGTCACCGGCACTTAATATACAATTAAACCTTAAAGGAAATTCAGTAAGGGCTTCAGAAGTTTTCTACTCTGCCATTGGCATAGCAGCATTAACAGATTTAGCGGTAAAGCTTGGTGTTAGTGGAGCTAAAAAAGAGATAGAAACAGCACTAAACAATTATATTTCAAGAACTTCAAACTCTTATTATGCTGTAAAAAGCATAAGTAACTATCAGTTAATAAAGATAATTGCGAGTTCATCGGATAACTATTTAGTAAAAAGAAGAATGAATAAGCTTTTGTCACAATTTGGGACTCATCAACTTCTAAGCGCATAA
- a CDS encoding OmpA family protein, protein MLRFFALVATALLLFFGRNTLHAQDINKIIKKGIKELDNKHDIKAYNYFLEALYLEPENKTAKLYAGICHLHLQSPKKALEYLLSVKDSEESKQVPEYTIFLAMAYHLNEDFSNAEKTVNEIQDSVFSEKVNLSLTKNYIVNAKSIFGKESKRTVQNMGESINTSQHEYGIAAFADHHTLLYTSRPDLWDQDTLKSKTYKYENIFLVELDSNYYWDKPHYFTNPDLHGNDAIIQVFNNDQNLLIYQNGDLYIADRVEDYWGKGKLIREIATPGNESHGFMADNGSTLYFASNFDSHDGNLDLYVTKLNEDGEWSEPQPLLGLNSPYDEDSPFLADDGYLYFSSKGHSSIGNFDIFRSRYIDSLQQWEEPENLGYPINSVFDDIYYTKYGRLSYFSSLRPGGNGGMDLYRVLPFDAILIEGTLTDEESGELITNNKKTLRFNDEVFEVSTDDEGKYVLEMPITSDTYFHIENIANSSEQNIVFHFGDTTQPQKLLAVPLKQDGKNIPIAKFDTHPDIISIQEQKELQAKTDSLSTEENIQQDSTIEENVEAKELITKTDDENIINDNNSDIVENTVKSTESLNSNENTIAESEENIQPSIDNISLNQEKSFENNPTISNLKNGKSSNLFLYFDSNAAMINEVFYAGLDEIADYLIQEKDFFIEIGGHTDNVGSSQYNKELSERRAKSIALYLIERGVDKSRIIATGYGESQPIASNDDEEEGRELNRRVEIKKVSSPQVSTVHE, encoded by the coding sequence ATGTTACGTTTTTTCGCTCTGGTGGCTACAGCTTTATTACTATTTTTTGGTAGAAATACTTTGCATGCTCAAGACATTAATAAAATAATAAAAAAGGGCATAAAAGAACTCGATAATAAACATGATATTAAAGCATACAATTATTTTTTAGAGGCTCTTTATCTTGAACCAGAAAATAAAACTGCAAAGCTGTATGCAGGTATTTGCCATTTACATTTACAATCTCCCAAAAAGGCTCTAGAATATTTACTCTCTGTAAAAGATTCTGAGGAAAGTAAACAAGTACCAGAATACACAATTTTTCTGGCAATGGCCTACCATCTAAATGAAGATTTTTCTAACGCTGAAAAAACAGTTAATGAAATACAAGACTCTGTATTCTCTGAAAAAGTAAATTTATCTCTTACAAAAAACTACATAGTAAATGCCAAATCAATATTTGGCAAAGAAAGTAAACGTACTGTACAAAATATGGGCGAAAGCATTAATACCAGTCAACACGAATATGGTATTGCCGCTTTTGCCGATCACCATACATTATTATATACCTCCAGACCTGACCTGTGGGATCAAGACACACTAAAAAGCAAAACATACAAATACGAAAATATTTTTCTAGTTGAGTTAGATAGCAATTATTACTGGGATAAACCCCACTATTTTACCAATCCAGATTTACATGGTAATGATGCCATTATTCAGGTTTTTAATAATGATCAAAACCTATTAATCTACCAAAACGGTGATTTATATATTGCTGATAGAGTTGAAGATTATTGGGGAAAAGGCAAACTAATAAGAGAAATAGCAACCCCAGGAAACGAATCTCATGGATTTATGGCAGATAATGGTAGCACATTATATTTTGCTTCTAACTTCGACTCTCACGATGGAAATTTAGATTTATATGTAACAAAACTAAATGAAGACGGAGAATGGAGTGAACCTCAACCACTTTTAGGATTAAACTCGCCTTATGATGAAGACTCTCCTTTTCTTGCAGATGACGGTTATTTGTATTTTTCATCTAAAGGGCACTCATCAATAGGTAACTTCGATATTTTTAGATCAAGATATATTGATTCGCTACAACAATGGGAAGAGCCAGAAAACTTGGGTTATCCGATTAACTCAGTTTTTGATGACATCTATTATACAAAGTATGGAAGACTTTCTTACTTTTCTTCACTAAGACCTGGAGGCAATGGTGGTATGGACTTATACCGAGTTTTACCATTTGATGCCATATTAATTGAAGGTACATTAACTGATGAAGAATCTGGAGAGTTAATCACAAACAACAAAAAAACGCTTAGGTTTAATGACGAAGTTTTTGAAGTATCTACTGATGATGAAGGCAAATATGTTTTAGAAATGCCTATAACAAGTGACACTTATTTTCATATTGAAAATATTGCGAACAGTAGCGAACAAAATATTGTGTTTCACTTTGGTGATACGACTCAACCGCAAAAGCTACTTGCAGTTCCTCTAAAACAAGATGGTAAAAATATTCCTATAGCTAAATTTGATACACATCCTGATATAATTTCTATACAAGAACAAAAAGAACTTCAAGCTAAAACTGATTCTCTTAGTACAGAAGAAAACATTCAACAAGATTCTACTATAGAAGAAAATGTTGAAGCTAAAGAGTTAATTACAAAAACGGATGATGAAAATATTATAAATGATAATAATTCAGATATAGTCGAAAACACTGTTAAATCTACCGAATCATTAAATAGTAATGAAAATACAATTGCTGAATCAGAAGAGAATATTCAGCCTAGTATAGATAATATCAGCTTAAATCAAGAAAAATCATTTGAAAATAACCCAACAATCTCTAACCTGAAAAACGGAAAATCATCGAACCTATTCTTATATTTTGACTCAAATGCTGCAATGATAAATGAAGTGTTTTATGCTGGGTTAGATGAAATTGCTGATTATTTAATTCAAGAAAAAGACTTTTTTATAGAAATTGGTGGACATACAGACAATGTAGGAAGCAGCCAATACAATAAAGAACTTTCAGAAAGAAGAGCCAAATCTATAGCCCTATACCTTATTGAAAGAGGTGTGGATAAATCTAGAATTATAGCAACTGGTTATGGAGAATCACAACCAATTGCATCTAACGACGATGAAGAAGAAGGTAGGGAACTAAACAGAAGAGTTGAGATTAAGAAAGTATCTTCTCCTCAGGTTAGCACCGTACACGAATAA
- a CDS encoding DUF350 domain-containing protein: MEFLSFIPEEILSSVSLLIAYVLIFLISKWLKDLLTPFSINAQLTSEDNLAVAISMVGYFIGITVIYLGAVDGPGNGLLEDLLAVGGYSLGGIILLNISRIINDKLILYKFSTIKEIIEDKNPGTGVVQAASYIASGLVIAGAIHGEGGGILSALIFFLVGQVVLIVFALIYEKITPYSVHDEIEKDNTAAGLGFSGGIVAIGIIILKAISGDMESYADHFSTLAFDIALIIVLMVFVRFFFDKFIIPEADLSKEISEDKNIGAGLLEGFISISFACVLYFVL; encoded by the coding sequence ATGGAATTTTTAAGCTTTATCCCTGAAGAAATACTTAGTTCTGTAAGCCTTTTAATTGCGTATGTACTAATTTTTTTGATATCTAAGTGGTTAAAAGATTTACTTACTCCCTTCAGTATTAATGCTCAACTTACCTCAGAAGACAATCTTGCTGTTGCCATAAGTATGGTAGGTTATTTTATTGGTATTACAGTTATTTATTTAGGGGCAGTTGATGGTCCTGGAAATGGATTATTGGAAGACTTATTAGCTGTTGGCGGATATTCTTTAGGAGGAATAATACTATTGAATATTTCGAGAATTATAAATGATAAACTAATTCTATATAAATTCTCTACTATTAAAGAGATTATAGAAGATAAAAATCCAGGAACAGGAGTTGTGCAAGCAGCATCATATATTGCTTCTGGACTTGTAATAGCAGGAGCAATACATGGAGAAGGTGGAGGAATTCTTTCAGCTTTAATTTTCTTTTTAGTAGGTCAAGTGGTATTAATTGTGTTTGCCTTAATATATGAGAAAATTACTCCTTACTCAGTACATGATGAAATAGAGAAGGATAATACAGCTGCTGGTTTAGGTTTTTCGGGTGGTATTGTAGCAATAGGAATAATTATCTTAAAAGCTATATCAGGTGATATGGAAAGTTATGCAGACCACTTTTCTACATTAGCTTTTGATATAGCTCTAATAATAGTATTAATGGTATTTGTAAGATTTTTCTTTGATAAATTTATTATTCCAGAAGCTGATTTATCTAAAGAGATATCAGAAGATAAAAATATAGGAGCTGGCTTACTTGAAGGTTTTATTTCAATAAGCTTTGCCTGTGTCTTATATTTTGTGTTGTAA
- a CDS encoding IS701 family transposase encodes MDKSLYISYLLHTHGNYTCTHMAAHSMDVSHDQVTRFLAHSKFTSSDLWDIVKGHLQDSPDSFILVDDSVQAKRYSRYIELAKRQYSGNEHGLVNGINLVNMVHSNGIDGDYYPIDYRIYHPETDKKTKNDHFQEMFTRMTMRKDLKAKKILFDSWYASMDNLKLVHRSGWTFFTTLKSNRQVSLSRDTGMQAVGTVELSGRQLLEGVQVKLKKYPYPVKLFKIVSLNGDIEWVITNDLSDRMNVFEAENESQIRWQIEQFHREYKQLTGSEKCQCRKAISQRNHLACCYQAWIGLKLLAKQLKTTLYQIKVLPFSNYLKQILANPIIIFNLNA; translated from the coding sequence ATGGATAAATCTCTGTACATATCATATCTTCTCCATACTCACGGGAATTATACCTGTACCCACATGGCAGCCCATTCTATGGATGTCAGTCATGACCAAGTCACGCGTTTTCTAGCCCATTCTAAATTTACCTCTTCCGACCTGTGGGATATTGTCAAGGGCCATCTCCAAGATAGCCCAGACTCATTTATCCTTGTCGATGACAGTGTTCAGGCAAAGAGGTATTCCCGGTATATAGAATTGGCCAAAAGGCAGTACTCAGGCAATGAGCATGGCCTAGTCAATGGGATCAATCTGGTAAACATGGTACACAGCAATGGCATTGATGGGGATTACTATCCTATCGATTACCGAATCTACCACCCAGAAACGGATAAGAAGACCAAGAATGACCATTTCCAGGAGATGTTCACCCGAATGACCATGCGTAAAGACCTGAAAGCCAAAAAGATACTTTTTGACAGCTGGTATGCTTCCATGGACAACCTTAAGCTTGTGCACAGAAGCGGCTGGACATTCTTCACTACCCTGAAGAGCAACCGCCAAGTCAGCCTATCCAGAGACACAGGGATGCAGGCTGTGGGCACAGTCGAGCTTTCCGGTAGGCAACTGCTGGAAGGCGTACAGGTCAAACTCAAAAAATACCCTTACCCCGTCAAATTATTCAAGATAGTCTCCCTAAACGGGGACATTGAATGGGTGATCACAAATGATCTATCGGACAGGATGAATGTATTTGAGGCCGAAAACGAATCCCAGATCAGATGGCAGATTGAGCAGTTCCACAGGGAATACAAACAGCTTACAGGCTCTGAGAAGTGCCAATGCCGAAAGGCAATCTCCCAGAGGAACCATCTAGCTTGCTGCTACCAGGCTTGGATAGGGCTGAAACTCCTTGCAAAACAGTTGAAAACAACACTCTATCAAATCAAAGTACTTCCGTTCAGCAACTATCTTAAACAGATTCTTGCTAATCCTATTATCATTTTTAACTTAAATGCGTAA
- a CDS encoding DUF3267 domain-containing protein, whose translation MELLESDQSDQIIKEDISLSFDEVGGFSLPIVFYILFFFTLIFASIHGFGVLVSGWSVKLLLLLIIPVFLIGVVLHEFIHGICFSLFSGKPLSFIKYGFDRKSLTPYAHCKEPIRSGAYKIGALMPAIILGLIPYVISIINGSFYLFLFGTFFTTAACGDFLVLWLIRNLNRNAMVEDHPSRAGCYVYITEEIPFVPDRSINLQKALKLQNIYKIPFLVIILSAGVVFGYRLVSSVMEIL comes from the coding sequence ATGGAACTATTAGAATCTGATCAGTCAGATCAAATAATTAAAGAAGATATATCATTATCATTTGATGAAGTTGGAGGATTTTCACTCCCAATTGTCTTCTATATTTTATTTTTTTTTACTTTAATTTTTGCTTCAATTCATGGTTTTGGAGTGTTAGTTTCTGGTTGGAGTGTTAAGCTTTTGCTATTACTGATTATTCCCGTTTTTTTAATTGGAGTGGTATTACATGAGTTTATTCATGGAATTTGTTTTTCATTGTTTTCCGGAAAGCCATTGAGTTTTATAAAATATGGTTTCGATAGAAAATCTCTCACACCATATGCTCATTGTAAAGAGCCTATTAGATCTGGAGCTTATAAGATCGGAGCTCTTATGCCAGCAATAATTTTGGGCTTAATTCCTTATGTGATTTCTATTATAAATGGCAGTTTTTATTTATTCCTGTTTGGTACTTTTTTTACCACAGCTGCTTGTGGTGATTTCCTAGTACTTTGGTTAATCCGAAATTTAAATAGAAATGCCATGGTTGAAGATCACCCATCTAGAGCTGGATGTTATGTATACATAACCGAAGAAATTCCTTTTGTGCCAGATAGGTCAATAAATCTTCAAAAAGCATTAAAACTCCAAAATATTTATAAAATTCCATTTCTTGTAATTATCCTATCGGCAGGTGTTGTATTTGGCTATAGGTTAGTATCATCTGTAATGGAAATACTTTAA